In Haliaeetus albicilla chromosome 3, bHalAlb1.1, whole genome shotgun sequence, the following are encoded in one genomic region:
- the PSMG2 gene encoding proteasome assembly chaperone 2, giving the protein MFVPCGRGGGSAGSDFKGFTLLMPAVSVGNVGQLAIDLVISTLDMTKVGYFYTDCLVPMVGNNPYATAEENSMELSINAEVYSLPSKKLVVLQIRSPFIKNKYRPFCQTLLSWVKSSKCARIVLLSSSHAYQRDDEQLLGTPLRYLLTPDLEKAIGGLMQELSWKEMEKIAAYPGINDTEKVLHIPGGGITKLLFTESCSKGIQMAVLLKFCSEGDNIPDAFALVNYLNEWLQLIKSESNNSTDTSSQWKIPSSWRLLFGNGLPPALF; this is encoded by the exons ATGTTTGTTCCTTGCGGCCGTGGCGGCGGCTCCGCCGGCTCCGACTTTAAAGGCTTCACTCTGCTCATG CCAGCAGTGTCAGTGGGAAATGTTGGTCAACTGGCAATAGATCTAGTGATTTCCACGCTTGACATGACTAAAGTTGGTTACTTTTACACTGATTGCCTGGTGCCAATGGTTGGAAATAATCCATatgcaacagcagaagaaaattcaaTGGAGCTGAGTATAAATGCTGAAG TGTATTCGTTACCTTCAAAGAAACTTGTAGTTCTGCAGATCAGATCACCTTTTATAAAG AACAAGTACAGGCCATTCTGTCAAACATTGCTTTCTTGGGTGAAAAGTAGCAAATGTGCCAGAATCGTTCTTCTGTCTAGCAGCCATGCATACCAGCGCGATGATGAGCAACTGCTTGG GACACCACTACGCTACCTACTTACACCTGATCTTGAGAAAGCAATTGGAGGCCTTATGCAGGAGCTAAgctggaaagaaatggaaaaaatagcagCTTACCCTGGAATAAATGATACAGAAAAAGTTCTACATATTCCTGGAGGTGGCATCACAAAACTATTATTTACTGAGAG CTGTTCAAAAGGAATCCAAATGGCAGTTCTTCTGAAATTCTGCTCAGAAGGGGACAACATCCCTGATGCATTTGCTCTTGTTAACTATCTTAATGAATGGCTCCAGCTAATTAAAAGCGAA AGCAACAATTCCACAGATACTTCTTCACAATGGAAAATACCAAGTTCTTGGCGCTTACTTTTTGGCAACGGTCTTCCACCTGCACTCTTCTGA
- the CEP76 gene encoding centrosomal protein of 76 kDa isoform X3, with protein sequence MSLPPEKASELKQIIHQQLVKMDVHGRIREVLAETIREELAPEHQQLSTEDLIKALRQRGIIDDVMKELKFVTDVNEKERTSAPKPSTHFVAREPPVLKRTNIDPTRRYLYLQVLGGKAFLEHLQEPEPLPGQISSTFTLCLHFRNQRFRSKPVPCACEPDFHDGFLLEVHKGSLGDGSKMVDATTMLSICDPVHMVLIKTDTFGETTLVASYFLEWRSVLAAENGITNVAVELLGVGTESKVSVGVLNIRLEMYPQLNKTLSPEITNTQFALERQKTAEKERLFLVYAKQWWREYLQIRPTHNVRLVKIFAQDENGVNRPVCSYIRPLRAGRLLDTPRQAARFVSVLGYERAPVIGGGGGKQEQWCTLLAFLCRNQGDCEDHANLLCSLLLGFGLEAFVCVGTKAKGVPHTWVMTCGTDGTITFWESLTGHRYIHRPINPDDPPLVEQPKPLYPYRTIGCIFNHQKFFGNCQPSDAVEVCVFDLHDESKWKPMSGEAIKSVCSPGTTSSVPPFPPLCASTIDAAVTSNEIELQLRILVSEHRKDLGLSTVWDDHLSYLLSPALAAYELERTTSISAGNEEFQDAVRRAVPDGHTFKGFPIHFVYRNARRAFATCLRSPFCEEIICCRGDQVRLAVRVRVFAYPESACAVWIMFACKYRSVL encoded by the exons ATGTCGCTGCCGCCGGAGAAAGCCTCCGAGCTGAAGCAGATCATTCACCAGCAGCTGGTTAAG atGGATGTCCATGGCAGGATAAGAGAAGTTCTTGCTGAGACTATACGTGAAGAATTAGCACCTGAGCATCAGCAGTTATCCACAGAAGATCTGATAAAAGCCTTAAGACAACGAGGAATCATTGATGATGTTATGAAGGAACTTAAATTTGTAACT GATGTGAATGAAAAGGAGAGGACTTCAGCTCCAAAACCATCAACACATTTTGTTGCCAGAGAACCACCAGTTTTGAAAAGAA CTAACATTGACCCAACACGGAGGTATCTTTACCTTCAGGTTTTGGGTGGAAAAGCTTTTCTGGAGCATCTTCAGGAACCGGAGCCTCTGCCTGGCCAAATCTCTTCTACCTTCACTCTGTGTTTACATTTTCGAAATCAGCGCTTCCGTTCTAAACCTGTACCCTGTGCCTGTGAGCCAGATTTTCATGATGGTTTTTTACTTGAAGTACACAAGGGTAGCCTAG GTGATGGAAGTAAAATGGTGGATGCAACCACTATGTTATCTATATGTGATCCAGTGCATATGGTTCTGATCAAAACAGACACATTTGGTGAGACAACGCTAGTAGCATCCTATTTCTTGGAGTGGCGATCTGTCTTGGCTGCAGAGAATGGCATAACAAACGTTGCTGTTGAACTCCTGGGTGTGG GTACAGAATCAAAGGTTTCTGTTGGTGTTTTAAATATCAGACTGGAAATGTATCCACAGCTTAATAAAACACTGTCTCCAGAAATAACTAATACTCAA TTTGCTTTGGAACgtcagaaaacagcagaaaaagaacgGTTATTTCTTGTGTATGCTAAGCAATGGTGGAGAGAATACCTACAGATTAGGCCTACACACAATGTAAGGCTGGTAAAGATTTTTGCACAG GATGAAAATGGAGTAAACCGTCCAGTATGTTCATATATCAGACCACTTCGAGCAGGCCGGTTACTAGACACACCTAGACAAGCAGCACGATTTGTCAGTGTCCTGGGTTATGAAAGAGCTCCTGTCATCGGAGGAGGTGGTGGCAAACAAGAACAGTGGTGCAcccttcttgcttttttatGTAGAAACCAG GGTGACTGTGAAGATCATGCTAACCTTCTGTGCAGTCTTCTTCTTGGATTTGGATTGGAAGCCTTTGTGTGCGTtggaacaaaagcaaaaggagtCCCCCACACTTGGGTAATGACCTGTGGAACTGATGGAACAATTACTTTTTGGGAGAGCTTAACAGGACATAG GTACATCCACAGACCTATCAACCCTGATGACCCTCCACTAGTTGAACAACCCAAGCCACTGTATCCTTACCGCACAATAGGTTGTATCTTCAACCACCAGAAGTTCTTTGGAAATTGTCAGCCCTCTGATGCTGTGGAGGTCTGCGTGTTTGACCTACATGATGAATCTAAATGGAAACCAATGAGTGGAGAAGCAATAAAATCTGTATGTTCCCCTGGAACAACATCTTCAGttcccccttttcctcctctgtgtgCTTCCACAATAGATGCTGCGGTAACAAGCAATGAGATAGAATTGCAGCTGAGAATATTGGTCTCTGAACACAGAAAG GATCTTGGCCTTTCCACTGTTTGGGATGACCATCTATCCTATCTGTTGTCACCAGCATTAGCAGCCTATGAGCTCGAACGTACAACAAGTATATCTGCAGGAAACGAAGAGTTTCAAGATGCTGTAAGAAGAGCGGTACCTGATGGCCACACTTTTAAAGGGTTTCCTATCCATTTTGTTTACAGAAATGCCAGGAGAGCATTTGCCACATGTCTTCG GTCTCCTTTTTGTGAAGAAATAATCTGTTGTAGGGGAGACCAAGTGCGCCTTGCAGTTCGTGTACGAGTGTTTGCATACCCTGAATCTGCATGTGCTGTTTGGATCATGTTTGCTTGTAAATACCGCTCtgtcctttga
- the CEP76 gene encoding centrosomal protein of 76 kDa isoform X1 has product MSLPPEKASELKQIIHQQLVKMDVHGRIREVLAETIREELAPEHQQLSTEDLIKALRQRGIIDDVMKELKFVTDVNEKERTSAPKPSTHFVAREPPVLKRTNIDPTRRYLYLQVLGGKAFLEHLQEPEPLPGQISSTFTLCLHFRNQRFRSKPVPCACEPDFHDGFLLEVHKGSLGTESKVSVGVLNIRLEMYPQLNKTLSPEITNTQFALERQKTAEKERLFLVYAKQWWREYLQIRPTHNVRLVKIFAQDENGVNRPVCSYIRPLRAGRLLDTPRQAARFVSVLGYERAPVIGGGGGKQEQWCTLLAFLCRNQGDCEDHANLLCSLLLGFGLEAFVCVGTKAKGVPHTWVMTCGTDGTITFWESLTGHRYIHRPINPDDPPLVEQPKPLYPYRTIGCIFNHQKFFGNCQPSDAVEVCVFDLHDESKWKPMSGEAIKSVCSPGTTSSVPPFPPLCASTIDAAVTSNEIELQLRILVSEHRKDLGLSTVWDDHLSYLLSPALAAYELERTTSISAGNEEFQDAVRRAVPDGHTFKGFPIHFVYRNARRAFATCLRSPFCEEIICCRGDQVRLAVRVRVFAYPESACAVWIMFACKYRSVL; this is encoded by the exons ATGTCGCTGCCGCCGGAGAAAGCCTCCGAGCTGAAGCAGATCATTCACCAGCAGCTGGTTAAG atGGATGTCCATGGCAGGATAAGAGAAGTTCTTGCTGAGACTATACGTGAAGAATTAGCACCTGAGCATCAGCAGTTATCCACAGAAGATCTGATAAAAGCCTTAAGACAACGAGGAATCATTGATGATGTTATGAAGGAACTTAAATTTGTAACT GATGTGAATGAAAAGGAGAGGACTTCAGCTCCAAAACCATCAACACATTTTGTTGCCAGAGAACCACCAGTTTTGAAAAGAA CTAACATTGACCCAACACGGAGGTATCTTTACCTTCAGGTTTTGGGTGGAAAAGCTTTTCTGGAGCATCTTCAGGAACCGGAGCCTCTGCCTGGCCAAATCTCTTCTACCTTCACTCTGTGTTTACATTTTCGAAATCAGCGCTTCCGTTCTAAACCTGTACCCTGTGCCTGTGAGCCAGATTTTCATGATGGTTTTTTACTTGAAGTACACAAGGGTAGCCTAG GTACAGAATCAAAGGTTTCTGTTGGTGTTTTAAATATCAGACTGGAAATGTATCCACAGCTTAATAAAACACTGTCTCCAGAAATAACTAATACTCAA TTTGCTTTGGAACgtcagaaaacagcagaaaaagaacgGTTATTTCTTGTGTATGCTAAGCAATGGTGGAGAGAATACCTACAGATTAGGCCTACACACAATGTAAGGCTGGTAAAGATTTTTGCACAG GATGAAAATGGAGTAAACCGTCCAGTATGTTCATATATCAGACCACTTCGAGCAGGCCGGTTACTAGACACACCTAGACAAGCAGCACGATTTGTCAGTGTCCTGGGTTATGAAAGAGCTCCTGTCATCGGAGGAGGTGGTGGCAAACAAGAACAGTGGTGCAcccttcttgcttttttatGTAGAAACCAG GGTGACTGTGAAGATCATGCTAACCTTCTGTGCAGTCTTCTTCTTGGATTTGGATTGGAAGCCTTTGTGTGCGTtggaacaaaagcaaaaggagtCCCCCACACTTGGGTAATGACCTGTGGAACTGATGGAACAATTACTTTTTGGGAGAGCTTAACAGGACATAG GTACATCCACAGACCTATCAACCCTGATGACCCTCCACTAGTTGAACAACCCAAGCCACTGTATCCTTACCGCACAATAGGTTGTATCTTCAACCACCAGAAGTTCTTTGGAAATTGTCAGCCCTCTGATGCTGTGGAGGTCTGCGTGTTTGACCTACATGATGAATCTAAATGGAAACCAATGAGTGGAGAAGCAATAAAATCTGTATGTTCCCCTGGAACAACATCTTCAGttcccccttttcctcctctgtgtgCTTCCACAATAGATGCTGCGGTAACAAGCAATGAGATAGAATTGCAGCTGAGAATATTGGTCTCTGAACACAGAAAG GATCTTGGCCTTTCCACTGTTTGGGATGACCATCTATCCTATCTGTTGTCACCAGCATTAGCAGCCTATGAGCTCGAACGTACAACAAGTATATCTGCAGGAAACGAAGAGTTTCAAGATGCTGTAAGAAGAGCGGTACCTGATGGCCACACTTTTAAAGGGTTTCCTATCCATTTTGTTTACAGAAATGCCAGGAGAGCATTTGCCACATGTCTTCG GTCTCCTTTTTGTGAAGAAATAATCTGTTGTAGGGGAGACCAAGTGCGCCTTGCAGTTCGTGTACGAGTGTTTGCATACCCTGAATCTGCATGTGCTGTTTGGATCATGTTTGCTTGTAAATACCGCTCtgtcctttga
- the CEP76 gene encoding centrosomal protein of 76 kDa isoform X2, whose protein sequence is MSLPPEKASELKQIIHQQLVKMDVHGRIREVLAETIREELAPEHQQLSTEDLIKALRQRGIIDDVMKELKFVTDVNEKERTSAPKPSTHFVAREPPVLKRTNIDPTRRYLYLQVLGGKAFLEHLQEPEPLPGQISSTFTLCLHFRNQRFRSKPVPCACEPDFHDGFLLEVHKGSLGDGSKMVDATTMLSICDPVHMVLIKTDTFGETTLVASYFLEWRSVLAAENGITNVAVELLGVGTESKVSVGVLNIRLEMYPQLNKTLSPEITNTQFALERQKTAEKERLFLVYAKQWWREYLQIRPTHNVRLVKIFAQDENGVNRPVCSYIRPLRAGRLLDTPRQAARFVSVLGYERAPVIGGGGGKQEQWCTLLAFLCRNQGDCEDHANLLCSLLLGFGLEAFVCVGTKAKGVPHTWVMTCGTDGTITFWESLTGHRYIHRPINPDDPPLVEQPKPLYPYRTIGCIFNHQKFFGNCQPSDAVEVCVFDLHDESKWKPMSGEAIKSVCSPGTTSSVPPFPPLCASTIDAAVTSNEIELQLRILVSEHRKH, encoded by the exons ATGTCGCTGCCGCCGGAGAAAGCCTCCGAGCTGAAGCAGATCATTCACCAGCAGCTGGTTAAG atGGATGTCCATGGCAGGATAAGAGAAGTTCTTGCTGAGACTATACGTGAAGAATTAGCACCTGAGCATCAGCAGTTATCCACAGAAGATCTGATAAAAGCCTTAAGACAACGAGGAATCATTGATGATGTTATGAAGGAACTTAAATTTGTAACT GATGTGAATGAAAAGGAGAGGACTTCAGCTCCAAAACCATCAACACATTTTGTTGCCAGAGAACCACCAGTTTTGAAAAGAA CTAACATTGACCCAACACGGAGGTATCTTTACCTTCAGGTTTTGGGTGGAAAAGCTTTTCTGGAGCATCTTCAGGAACCGGAGCCTCTGCCTGGCCAAATCTCTTCTACCTTCACTCTGTGTTTACATTTTCGAAATCAGCGCTTCCGTTCTAAACCTGTACCCTGTGCCTGTGAGCCAGATTTTCATGATGGTTTTTTACTTGAAGTACACAAGGGTAGCCTAG GTGATGGAAGTAAAATGGTGGATGCAACCACTATGTTATCTATATGTGATCCAGTGCATATGGTTCTGATCAAAACAGACACATTTGGTGAGACAACGCTAGTAGCATCCTATTTCTTGGAGTGGCGATCTGTCTTGGCTGCAGAGAATGGCATAACAAACGTTGCTGTTGAACTCCTGGGTGTGG GTACAGAATCAAAGGTTTCTGTTGGTGTTTTAAATATCAGACTGGAAATGTATCCACAGCTTAATAAAACACTGTCTCCAGAAATAACTAATACTCAA TTTGCTTTGGAACgtcagaaaacagcagaaaaagaacgGTTATTTCTTGTGTATGCTAAGCAATGGTGGAGAGAATACCTACAGATTAGGCCTACACACAATGTAAGGCTGGTAAAGATTTTTGCACAG GATGAAAATGGAGTAAACCGTCCAGTATGTTCATATATCAGACCACTTCGAGCAGGCCGGTTACTAGACACACCTAGACAAGCAGCACGATTTGTCAGTGTCCTGGGTTATGAAAGAGCTCCTGTCATCGGAGGAGGTGGTGGCAAACAAGAACAGTGGTGCAcccttcttgcttttttatGTAGAAACCAG GGTGACTGTGAAGATCATGCTAACCTTCTGTGCAGTCTTCTTCTTGGATTTGGATTGGAAGCCTTTGTGTGCGTtggaacaaaagcaaaaggagtCCCCCACACTTGGGTAATGACCTGTGGAACTGATGGAACAATTACTTTTTGGGAGAGCTTAACAGGACATAG GTACATCCACAGACCTATCAACCCTGATGACCCTCCACTAGTTGAACAACCCAAGCCACTGTATCCTTACCGCACAATAGGTTGTATCTTCAACCACCAGAAGTTCTTTGGAAATTGTCAGCCCTCTGATGCTGTGGAGGTCTGCGTGTTTGACCTACATGATGAATCTAAATGGAAACCAATGAGTGGAGAAGCAATAAAATCTGTATGTTCCCCTGGAACAACATCTTCAGttcccccttttcctcctctgtgtgCTTCCACAATAGATGCTGCGGTAACAAGCAATGAGATAGAATTGCAGCTGAGAATATTGGTCTCTGAACACAGAAAG CATTAG